Genomic segment of Gloeocapsa sp. PCC 7428:
ATTTACAAATAAATACAAGGTTTCCTTGCGAGTACGAAACTTTAACAGCAAGCTTCTCAAGGTGAATGATGCTCAAGGTAGTCCAATAGAAATTGCGGCGGTGGTGGTGTGGCAAGTGGTAGATTCAGCGAAATCGCAATTTGGCGTTGATGATTATGTCCAGTTTGTGGCGCTGCAAAGTGAAACTGCATTAAGAGCCTTAGCGATACGCTACCCTTATGATGCTCCTGATGAAACTGCGATTCCTTCTTTGCGAGGAACTCCTGATGAAATTGCTCATGCATTGCAAAAGGAACTGCAAATGCGCTTAGAAGTGACAGGAGTTGAAGTATTAGAAGCAAGACTATCACATCTAGCTTATGCTCCTGAAATCGCGCAAATGATGCTACGTCGCCAACAAGCCAGCGCAATTATTGATGCACGCAGACAACTAGTCGAAGGTGCAGTGGGAATGGTAAACGAAGCCCTCAAGCGATTGAGCGAACAGCAAATTATAGAATTAGACG
This window contains:
- a CDS encoding SPFH domain-containing protein produces the protein MEPIREVPAFKVSGFVALGVVLAVAIASVWQLWSGIHGLTAAVGRDLRISDFLGFDDSLAELGAWLGAILIAVVIPTISGFFTVEPNQAVVLVFFGRYVGTVKDAGFWWTNPFTNKYKVSLRVRNFNSKLLKVNDAQGSPIEIAAVVVWQVVDSAKSQFGVDDYVQFVALQSETALRALAIRYPYDAPDETAIPSLRGTPDEIAHALQKELQMRLEVTGVEVLEARLSHLAYAPEIAQMMLRRQQASAIIDARRQLVEGAVGMVNEALKRLSEQQIIELDEERKASMINNLLVVLTSDQNAQPVVNTGSLYT